The sequence below is a genomic window from Rhodococcus sp. 4CII.
CCCCGAGGTCCACCGCCCCCGCGTCGTCCTCCGCCTCGAGCGTTCCGAGTACTCGAATCCGCAGCATCGTCCCGCAAGCGTAAGCACTAGTGGGTTCCAAGTGCGCTCCAAGACGCCGAAGCGACCCTGTTTGCATGACAACGCCCACTGCCCACCCGACCCGCCCCGACACCCGCGAGATGGTGGTGGTCCACAACTGCTTCCGTCGGCAGTTCGCCGCACTGCCCGCACTCGTCCGCGGTGTTCCTCCCGGTGACACCGCCCGCGCCGCAGTGGTGGTGACGTACTTCGGCGAACTCGCCACCGCCCTGCACCACCACCACACCAGCGAGGACGACCTGCTGTGGCCGAAGCTGCTCGACCGCGCCCCCACCGACGCCGCTCTGGTGCTGCGGATGGAGGAGCAGCACGAGCGCATCGCGGAACTGCTGTCCCGGGCGCAGTCTCAGGGCGCCGAGTTCACGGCGTCGGCCGTGGACGGTGAACCGCTGGCGAAGACGCTGACCGCGCTGTCCGCGGCGCTCGACGAGCACCTCGGCGAGGAGGAACAGCGCATCCTCCCGATGGCGGAACAGTTCATGACGCTCGCCGAATGGCAGGAGATGGGCGATCGCGGCCGGGCCTCCATTCCGAAGGACCGGCTGCTGGTGTTCCTCGGCTTCATCCTGCACGGCGCGACACCCGACGAGCGACGGATGTTCTTGTCGGAGATGCCCTTCGCCGCCAGGATGGCGTGGACAGTCCTGGGTCGGCGGGCGTTCCGCAAGGACTACCGGCGGATCTACGGCACCGAACCGGCCGCCTTCTGACGCCGGATCACCCTGCGCCGCAACCTGCCCCGGTTGGTCCGCTCCCACAGGCTCGGCGGCGTGCGTTCGGGATCCATCAGTTCGTTCTCCGCCAGCGGACTGTCCTCGTCCTCGACGGTGTCCGGCTCGAACTTCTCGAGCGTCCGGCCGCCGCCCCGCAGGGCCTCGACGGTGCGCAGTAGCGAGGAGGACTCCGCGAGGGTGCCGTCGAACTGTTCGGCCGGTACGCCGAGGTGCTCGCACACGAGCTGGCGGCGGATGCCGAGGATGGTCCGTCGCAGCTCGTCGCCGTTCTCCGTGTCCGCGGTGACCTCGACCGCCAGGTCGCATTCCGTGTCGAACCCCATCGAGCGGTTGTTGAGATTCGACGAGCCCACGCGCAGCAACCGGTCGTCCATCACCAGCACCTTGGCGTGGACGTAGATCGGGTCACCACCCGCCGTGACGGGGTAGTACACGCCGAGCCGGTTCCCGGTGTCGGCCTTCCACAGCAGATGCAGCAACCGGCGGCGCGCGCCGTCCATCGCCTTCTGCTCGAGCCAGCCGTCGGCGTTGCGCGGCAGCACCAGGACGATCTCCGGACCGTCCGGCTCGCGCAGTCGCGCGGCGATCGCCTCGGCGAGGGTGCGCGACGCCAGGTACTGACTCTCGATGTACAGCGACCGCTCGGCGCCGGCGATCGCCGCCAGATACAGGGCCTCGATCTCCCGGACCTCGTCGCGATCGGCCAGTTCCGGCAGCGTGCGGGCGACGCCCACGTCGACGGAGCGCATCGTCGGCTCCAGTCCCTCCGGCCACGGTGTCGTGCCTGCGAGGTCGTCGACCGGCCCGAGTTCCTGCCCTGTGGCCGCCTTCCACCGGGCGCGGGCGAGTTCGCCGATGGCCTTCGCCGCCTCCCCGTCGACCGCGGTGGTCGCGTCGTGCCACGGCCCGTACCGGTTGCCGTTCGGCTGGGTGCGGTAATGGTTGTCGTCCCGGTGCTCCGGTGTGTCCCACCGGTCGACGGTCATGTCGATGCCGCCGCAGAAGGCGAGCGCGTCGTCGATGACGACGATCTTCTGGTGGTGCGCCGAACCGACCGGGT
It includes:
- a CDS encoding hemerythrin domain-containing protein — its product is MTTPTAHPTRPDTREMVVVHNCFRRQFAALPALVRGVPPGDTARAAVVVTYFGELATALHHHHTSEDDLLWPKLLDRAPTDAALVLRMEEQHERIAELLSRAQSQGAEFTASAVDGEPLAKTLTALSAALDEHLGEEEQRILPMAEQFMTLAEWQEMGDRGRASIPKDRLLVFLGFILHGATPDERRMFLSEMPFAARMAWTVLGRRAFRKDYRRIYGTEPAAF
- a CDS encoding phospholipase D-like domain-containing protein codes for the protein MSANSQILTPGDTCWQVAHADRLACIVDAADYFRHAKSAMLQARRRIILIGWDFDTRIKFEPQEKTLDGPNRLGKFLAWLTRERPDLEIYLLKWNIGAFAAIGRGMTPIFVVNWVTDRRLHFELDGAHPVGSAHHQKIVVIDDALAFCGGIDMTVDRWDTPEHRDDNHYRTQPNGNRYGPWHDATTAVDGEAAKAIGELARARWKAATGQELGPVDDLAGTTPWPEGLEPTMRSVDVGVARTLPELADRDEVREIEALYLAAIAGAERSLYIESQYLASRTLAEAIAARLREPDGPEIVLVLPRNADGWLEQKAMDGARRRLLHLLWKADTGNRLGVYYPVTAGGDPIYVHAKVLVMDDRLLRVGSSNLNNRSMGFDTECDLAVEVTADTENGDELRRTILGIRRQLVCEHLGVPAEQFDGTLAESSSLLRTVEALRGGGRTLEKFEPDTVEDEDSPLAENELMDPERTPPSLWERTNRGRLRRRVIRRQKAAGSVP